From Nycticebus coucang isolate mNycCou1 chromosome 6, mNycCou1.pri, whole genome shotgun sequence, the proteins below share one genomic window:
- the CTXN2 gene encoding cortexin-2 — protein MSSIFCGNSSAKMSVNEVSAFSLTLEQKTGFAFVGILCIFLGLLIIRCFKILLDPYSSMPSSTWEDEVEEFDKGTFEYALA, from the coding sequence ATGAGTAGTATCTTCTGTGGCAACTCTTCCGCTAAGATGAGCGTCAACGAAGTATCGGCTTTCTCATTGACGCTGGAGCAGAAGACTGGCTTTGCTTTTGTCGGGATTTTGTGTATCTTCTTGGGACTTCTTATTATCAGATGCTTCAAAATCCTATTAGACCCGTATAGTAGCATGCCTTCTTCTACCTGGGAGGATGAAGTTGAAGAGTTCGATAAAGGGACATTTGAATATGCACTCGCGTGA
- the LOC128587604 gene encoding eukaryotic translation initiation factor 4E-binding protein 2-like, with product MSSSAGSGHQPSQSRAIPTRTVPISDAAQLPHDYCTTPGGTLFSITPGGTRIIYDRKFLLDRRNSPMAQTPPCHLPNIPGVTSPGTLIEDSKVEVNNLNNLNNHDRKHTVGDDAQFEMDI from the coding sequence ATGTCCTCGTCCGCCGGCAGCGGCCACCAGCCCAGCCAGAGCCGCGCCATCCCCACCCGCACCGTGCCAATCAGCGACGCCGCGCAGCTACCTCATGACTATTGCACCACGCCCGGGGGGACACTCTTCTCCATAACACCGGGAGGAACTCGAATCATTTATGATCGAAAGTTTCTATTGGATCGTCGCAATTCTCCcatggctcagaccccgccctgcCATCTGCCCAATATTCCAGGAGTCACTAGTCCTGGCACCTTAATTGAAGACTCCAAAGTAGAAGTAAACAATTTGAACAACTTGAACAATCATGACAGGAAGCACACAGTTGGGGATGATGCTCAGTTTGAGATGGACATCTGA